The DNA segment CAGGTCATCCCGCACATCACCAACGAGATCAAGCACCGCATCCGCCGGATGGCCACGGACGACGTCGATGTCGTCATCACCGAGGTCGGCGGCACGGTCGGTGACATCGAGTCGCTGCCCTTCCTGGAGACCGTCCGCCAGGTCCGCCACGAGGTCGGCCGGGACAACGTCTTCGTGGTCCACATCTCGCTGCTGCCCTACATCGGGCCCTCGGGCGAGCTCAAGACCAAGCCCACCCAGCACTCCGTCGCGGCCCTGCGCAACATCGGCATCCAGCCCGACGCCATCGTGCTGCGTGCCGACCGCGACGTGCCGACCGCCATCAAGCGCAAGATCTCGCTGATGTGCGATGTCGACGAGGACGCCGTGGTGGCCTGCGTCGACGCCAAGTCGATCTACGACATCCCGAAGGTGCTGCACACCGAGGGACTGGACGCCTACGTCGTGCGCAAGCTCGACCTGCCGTTCCGTGACGTCGACTGGTCCACCTGGGACGACCTGCTGGACCGCGTCCACAACCCCGACCACGAGGTCACCGTCGCCCTGGTCGGCAAGTACATCGACCTGCCCGACGCCTACCTCTCGGTCACCGAGGCCATCCGGGCCGGCGGCTTCGCCAACCGCGCCCGGGTCAAGGTCAAGTGGGTCACGTCCGACGACTGTCAGACGCAGGCCGCCGCGAAGAAGCAGCTCGGGGACGTCGACGCGATCTGCATCCCGGGCGGCTTCGGCGAGCGCGGAGTGGACGGGAAGGTCGGCGCGATCCAGTACGCCCGCGAGAACCGGATCCCGCTGCTCGGCCTCTGCCTGGGCCTCCAGTGCATCGTCATCGAGGCGGCGCGGAACGTCGCGGGCATCCCGGACGCCAACTCCACCGAGTTCGACGCGGCCACCGGCCATCCGGTGATCTCCACGATGGAGGAGCAGCTGGCCTACGTCGAGGGCGCCGGCGACCTCGGCGGCACCATGCGGCTCGGCCTCTACCCGGCGAAGCTCGCCGAGGGCTCACTCGTCCGTGAGGCGTACCAGGACCAGCCGTACGTCGAGGAGCGCCACCGCCACCGCTACGAGGTCAACAACACCTACCGCGCCGAGCTGGAGACGAAGGCCGGCCTGGTCTTCTCGGGCACGTCACCCGACAACAAGCTCGTCGAGTACGTCGAATACCCCCGCGAGGTGCACCCCTACCTCGTCGCCACCCAGGCCCACCCGGAGCTGCGCTCCCGGCCCACCCGCCCGCACCCGCTCTTCGCGGGCCTGGTGAAGGCCGCTGTGGCGCGCAAGACGGGCAAGTAGCACGCGGGCACGGGCGTTACGGTTGACCGGGGCGGGGTTCTGATGAGCCCCCGCCCCGGTTTCCGCTTTTGAGAGGACGCTTCCATGGCCATCAGGGACACCGCCGAGGAGTGGCAGGTCACCGCGACCACCACCCCCTTCACCGGCAACAAGACCAGCGTCCGCACCGACGACGTGGTGATGCCCGACGGAACCGTCGTACACCGCGACTACCAGGTCCACCCCGGCTCGGTCGCCGTCCTCGCGCTGGACGACGAGGGCAAGGTCATCGTCCTGCGCCAGTACCGCCATCCCGTACGGCAGAAGCTCTGGGAGATCCCGGCGGGGCTGCTCGACATCCCCGGAGAGAACCCGCTGCACGCCGCGCAGCGCGAGCTGTACGAGGAGGCGCACGTCAAGGCCGAGGACTGGCGGGTGCTCGCCGACGTCTACCCCACGCCGGGCGGCTGCGACGAAGCCGTACGGATCTTCCTCGCCCGTGAGGTCTCCGAGGCCGAGGGCGCGTGCTTCGAGGTCTCCGAGGAGGAGGCGGACATGGAGCACGCGCGGGTCGAGCCAGCGGAGCTCGTCCGGGGCGCGCTCGCCGGAGAGCTGCACAACACCTGCCTGGTGGTGGGGGTCCTGGCGCTCACCGCGGCACTGAACGG comes from the Streptomyces sp. NBC_01471 genome and includes:
- a CDS encoding CTP synthase; the protein is MQARNSTSATTKHIFVTGGVASSLGKGLTASSLGALLKARGLRVTMQKLDPYLNVDPGTMNPFQHGEVFVTNDGAETDLDIGHYERFLDVDLDGSANVTTGQVYSTVIAKERRGEYLGDTVQVIPHITNEIKHRIRRMATDDVDVVITEVGGTVGDIESLPFLETVRQVRHEVGRDNVFVVHISLLPYIGPSGELKTKPTQHSVAALRNIGIQPDAIVLRADRDVPTAIKRKISLMCDVDEDAVVACVDAKSIYDIPKVLHTEGLDAYVVRKLDLPFRDVDWSTWDDLLDRVHNPDHEVTVALVGKYIDLPDAYLSVTEAIRAGGFANRARVKVKWVTSDDCQTQAAAKKQLGDVDAICIPGGFGERGVDGKVGAIQYARENRIPLLGLCLGLQCIVIEAARNVAGIPDANSTEFDAATGHPVISTMEEQLAYVEGAGDLGGTMRLGLYPAKLAEGSLVREAYQDQPYVEERHRHRYEVNNTYRAELETKAGLVFSGTSPDNKLVEYVEYPREVHPYLVATQAHPELRSRPTRPHPLFAGLVKAAVARKTGK
- a CDS encoding NUDIX domain-containing protein, giving the protein MAIRDTAEEWQVTATTTPFTGNKTSVRTDDVVMPDGTVVHRDYQVHPGSVAVLALDDEGKVIVLRQYRHPVRQKLWEIPAGLLDIPGENPLHAAQRELYEEAHVKAEDWRVLADVYPTPGGCDEAVRIFLAREVSEAEGACFEVSEEEADMEHARVEPAELVRGALAGELHNTCLVVGVLALTAALNGDGLDALRPADAPWPARPFEA